DNA sequence from the Thamnophis elegans isolate rThaEle1 chromosome 4, rThaEle1.pri, whole genome shotgun sequence genome:
GATGACTGTCAGCTGAAGATTTAagcatgaaataaataatataaaaagaataaagcatCTGTTTAACAAAAGATGTGTTTTCATAGTCTAGAATTATGAAAACTCTgtatgaaaataagaaaaataataatacacaagTTGTGAGATGAAAGTCTGCATTTGTAATAGAATTGTCTCTTTTCATACTTCTTCCCAAAGTTAACTCTTAAATTTCCTGAAATGAATTTTGATTAGATATGTTTGTTCTTCTAATGGAATTCTTCAGTGGAAAGACTTAATTAGATTCTCGTCACCACTAAGTATTATACAACGACAATTAAAGGCTACAGTTTTGCAGAATGCAATGCAGAGTGACCTTTTCTCTCACCTGATAGTAAGTAGAGCCTGGCGTTATCCCAACTTTCGAGAGAACACTGAAAGAGAAAGAACTCTTATCAagcattaaaaagacagaattcaCTATATACAATTAAACAACAGAGAGATTCATCATTATTTTCCCACATGTAAAAGATTACATAGAAAACACATATAAGACTTCAAGAAGTCAAATTCTTGAAATCTTCTATGTCTACACAGTATGTCCAACATTGTTTGACTAGCATTACATTTTGCTGCTCACTTTCTCTTAAAATTGTTATAAGGCCTATTGTATATAGCTGGAACATTGGGGTAATAATGCTGAATTGATAATCCATAGAATAAGTGAAACCTTACAATGTTCATAAAGTAACCCACTCATTTTAGGGCTACTTATACATTGTACACTGACAAACATTACATGACATCAATTTTCTAAAAACAGATTGAAAATTCCTGCTGTATCTTTCAGGGAATGCTTGGAGCCCTGAAAGCTCTTTATTAGGAAAATGTGTTATGGCAGACAGGTTTCTAGACAAAGCTTCTAGTTTATGTAGTTTGACCAAATGCAGTAATACAGTAGTACAGTAATTGTGCATATTTTACGATGTCCCATCAGAGAGGAAATTGAAAAGAAATAGCTAGCAACCTACAAGAATTGAGTatttacaaaatatttcaaattatgcCAACTGAGACTATTTTTCCAAAATGCTGTGTTATCTCCAGTCTTCTTCATTATCTGTCTCAAGGATACTGTATATGCACACATATAATGGTTTCTTGTTTGATATTTATGACTAATTTGAGGAATTGCATTTCATTTATTGATCCACAATATCTAAATTTCTCATgttcatttaatatttatatttgataATCACATACAGAACAAATGCTTACAGCCAGAATTGTCTTGGACTGGCACTTAGTGATGTCTGTACTCACCTATACTTActtgttttttagcccagctgaaAGGCGCAGCAAacagattgctgcacctcagctgttttggcACGCCtcagctgcagtagaaggtaggtTTTTTAGCTTTGTTTTAACCTACTGCATGAGCGTGCAAAGTGCAAgctcagcgaactggttgttatcACAGGTTGAATCACTGCTATAATACCTAGAGTTGGGATCTTCCCACCAACACAAGAGACTCATGAGAGATCTCAGCAATACCAATAGATTCAAGACTAAGTGATGGTATAATGTTTTTGTTATGTATCAGCAACTTCCCTGAACAAATATTTTTCAACTTCTAACCTTTAAGGAAGCATTAGACTAAGCCCTACATACCTGGCAGACTCAGGATATAATAACCACTTTTATTTCTGTAAATAATGAAATACTGCATACTCCTTAACAGAGAGTCTTACATATAGTAAGAGTAGTAGTGACTCTGAGAAAATAATTTTCCCACCTGTTAAGGTCAATTTTTCTATAGAGTTCCAGTGTCTTCTGAAAATACTTTTTTTGTGAGTTAAGAGCCTCTAACTCAGCTGCACATGTcccatgtttttcccattcatgtctcctatgtaaagaaaaaaaggttaaaaaataaCTAGTATCTTGAAACACCAATGTATTTGGAAAACTATACAAAAATTCTGTAATCTTCTAATATTTATTTGAGAAGAAAATCTCAATTGTGAGTCTAGTCAAGATTCTACCACTTTGCTCATTGCATTGGAAATCTAGAAATTCAAGCATAAAGCCAGCTTTAGTAATTGTTCTTCTTAAGAGATACAGTTAGATATAACAGATCTAATGATAGGTAATATCTTTACATTTCTGTATGATAATGCATGTTTTGCCACTGTAACTTCTTTAtagcttatttattatttatttaaatattttgacaGCTCAACTCCAATGAACTCAGCGCAACTCAAACTATTATTCCTTAGGGATGCTCTAAATCAAGGGTGCTTAATTCTGGCCCGCAGGGAAGAATTAAATGGAAACGGTGAAGGACCatcccgcagtgcctctgccagtgaaaatgtgtATGGCCCCCGGgctccgttttggctggcagaaggTTTCAGAAGGCCATCCATGCCAAATATGGGACCCGAAggccaaacaaaacaaaaggagaaatgtttccccttttgcatttaagCATCCAAGaatggacaggaaaggagaaaggaaagaggaaagacaaggaaaaagatgggaagatggaaagagagaaaggaaggcaaaaggaaagaggggaaggaagaagaaagaacaaagagggaaggaaggaaggaaggaggaattcctgccttagcacttggccaccagcagACGGCAAGGGTCCTCTAGAGGACAAGAGTTTGGCGCTCTCCCTGGTCACGCCTTCCTTCACTGGAGGCAATGGGTCCCCTCAGCCCCGCCCTGGCCACCAGCATGAGCAATGTCAAACGTTggtcatgcccatcctggccatgtcCGCccatccccccaaggtcaaacacaaccctgatgcggcccacaatgaaattgagtttgacacccctgctgtaaatggTACTCTAAATGTGTATTTTCCAAACTCCtttgtatatataaaattatcCCCTTAGTATATATGAATGTCTTGGATAGGTCTCTTTCTGCTGAGAAAAGGATTTCTTTTatgaataatttaaattaaatgacaagagaaGTGAAGGTGTGATGGTTAAGACACCAGAAACAGTTTGGAGTCTTCTGAATTTGCTTTTCAAAAGCAAGAAAACTTAGCATTTGAGAGAAGACATGCTGCAGTCATTTTTCGTGTGGAACTGGAAACTATGGAAACCACAAAGTGTAAAGAAAAGCTTTGTTTTTACTTTatcaaatgaaaagaaaacaatcttGTCCTTGTGCTTAACAAATAGTCATTTTGTAGCATATCAAGGACATTGCTACCAACTTGATGGACACACAGAATAACAAAGGTTAATTGTTGAATACATTTTTTCAGTGAAAAATGTCAGTACGGAAACTTTACTTCCCATCAAGGTTacaaatcagaaaaataaaagcagttCTAGTATAAAACAGAAGACAAATCAGTTTATCTGTTCAAGTCTTaaagcattcattttttttcctggtgggCTGTATTCATGAGGCAGACTTAAACAAAATATATGGCATCTTATaatgtagtctgcatttttcatTCATAATTCCTTACTTTTAATGCTGTGTTCATATATTTGTGCTTTATGGTATTGTGGTTACTACCAATGTGGAATTGCATTTGCCCTGCAAGTGGGCCACATTGCTGCAATGTGGTTACTTACAATCTGCTTAGAACCCACTCAAACTAAGGTAGTGTGCATGTTCCATaaacaaataatattaaaataattacttAATTTCAACTGAACGATATGCAGCTGTATAAATGAGGATAATACATAAACAGCCATTTCTCAAAAAAATCTTCGCTTAATTGTTATTTCATGTTAGGGCTATGTAGTATTTTAGAAATGATTTGGAAAATGAGCTTTGCAGTTTACAGGAGTATGAATATAGTACCTGTTTGCAGTGTTTAAAGCAGCTTCAGTAAATTGGAAATAGGTGTTACATTTACACTCCTGTGCTCAACAAAGCACATGCTCCAGGGATTGTGTGACTGTACTCTCTAGTGACTCTGATTCTGGGAAAGTTGTGGCTCTTTAAAGAGTTACATAGTAATAGGCTATATATTATTGGGAAACGTCTAGCCAGGCAGAGCGGAGTCTCAAATGGGGGATTAGCCTGAATTGCTCCACAGGTCCAAGAGATTTTTCCCCACCCCCCTTTTTAAGTGCCATAGAACCTTATTTATCTGTTCCCATGAAAAGGCAAGCAGTCTGGGGTTATTTTTGTATAGTAGAGAGATTATAATAAAGTATTAACTCATTTTCCTTTAATGTCTAGTTTGGGCTTTTGTTATATGTACTTCTATTTTAAACAGAAAAGCTAAAGGCAGTCATAATGATGCAGCAAATTAAGGTTAAGGATCTGAACGATGATGCAGTCAGATTACTTCTTCATACTTTTTAAGCACTTTCCCAAGTGCTTAAAAATTACTTGTCATTGGTACAATATATTTGTTCATCTTTTAAAATAAGCACAAAAAGGTGCAGTCAAAATTGTACTTAGAAGAAATCTTACATGGATATGTTCATGTAGTCTCCCAAAATCAGGTAGAGCTTGGGGAAGCTTTTACCTTTCTTTACTGGGAATCAATGGATATTGCATACTAGAGCTCTGAAATTATTCAGATTTGATTCCAAAAAGTTGCTTTGAAGAGTACAGGGATATGAACACAGCACCTTTTTCTGAAACATGTGAGTTGTATCTTTTTCTGGAATTGTGCAGTAGCTGCAAAGGGCAGTTAATAATCCTAGTTAAAGATACATTTATGTTAATGTGCCAAGACAGTATTTGTCATGCTCCAAATTAGCTTTATAGAATTGGAGCCAAAGTACTCACAGTACAGTCAGTGTATTAAACATAATACAAGCTTAATGGATTTCTTTTCATAATCAATATACTGGATACTTTACAAAATAATGTAACAGGACATAATTAGTGCCATAAATTTTAACTAAATGTTCTTAAAGATGAGTTTGACTGAAAACATTAAAACTGAATTTTATAGTTGAACTCTCGTGAGGGTCAAAAATACCATCTATATGTCTAAATACAGTATGTTATTTGAGAAACCATGAATGCTGAAACAAACTAATCGTCAGAAATCCATAGTTTGTATTATCTGCATATCTGACTCCTATTGTTACCTAGGGTGTTTCATTTAGAAAGGCAACTAAAATTAAGCATTTATACAAAGCCATCAATAGGGTTAAATGTGACACAACTCACCATAAATAAGTATGGTTTGTATGTAGTACATCTGGCCAATATTCGTTCATGTCTTCCATAAAATCCTAGCAATATAAAAAAACctataaaattaaaaagcaaggaTATGATGCAAACTCCATCTAGATTTTTTCAAtgaatgtttcattttattttattagattttaatctctttattgttttataaataattGAAGATGGAGAACATAACCTTTTctccacaacagccctgtgaggtgagctggaatgagagagagtgactgccccCTTTCATGtataaagtaggactagaactcataaccTCTTGATTTTTAACCAgaactttaaccactacatccaACTGGCTGTATAAAATAGCCGCGTATCTATAAAATACTTCACACAACAGCTTTAGTTAACATGTGATTATGGTAATATTGGAACTTGTAAAGCAACTctgcaaattatttaaaaagggaCTCAAAAATGAATGACTCATCCTCTTTTTCTAGTTCCTGGTTTGGTAATAAACGTTTGCTGATTGAAATGTATTAATAAATAATACCACTTTGGCAGAATACCCTAAAGCTTTTCTGAGTCCAGTCAAATTCTTGActtaattattattatagtttTTCTTCAAGTACTCAGTACCTACAATTTATTTGATTCATACCTTAAGTTCAGATATATTGAAGTGCCAACTTCTATTACATTCTGCAGCTTTATCAGGCCTGGGGAAGAAGCAGAACAAAAGAGTGCAAAGGGTGAAAACCCAACTGTTCTTAATGGTAGTGGAATGCATTCTCCTTCTCTAATATACATCTTGTGAAATGGGAGACATCACAGGATTGTCTTGAGAAGAGTTAAGGACAGATGATATAGTACGTACCTTATTCGATATcataaaggttaaaaaaattgagaacataaaaaaaattatataatgtAATCTCATAGCAATTTAGCATAGAGATGTACAATTAGTGATTCCATAACTTCCTTTTTTGGGAGACAAACAAATCCCAGTAAATAAACCAaactatttataaatataaaaggaatattaaattttaatttacctAGAAATCCTGGTATAAGTGTTTTGATTCATGGATTACCATAGATTATTTATAATAacaaatcatttattttaaaaaatcatttatcaTATAATAAAAACTTTCACCTTCTATGGGCATCAGACCAGAATATTTCAAATATAAGATACTATGAACTTAGAAAGACTAGCAATACAAGATTTTTTTCTCCTAAATTTATACCTTACCAGAATCCATGGATTGTCCAGTACATTGGTGGTTCTTTGCATTCATTTCGTTCATCTAGAGAAAATAATGGGCTATTAAAGGAAAACCATTTTTATGCAGAATGGGAAAAATAGGGTCTAATTCAGCTGTGATTCAAATTATTAATTCTGATTGTTGTTTCAATTTGTCTCAGATTTGATTGAGGCATCTGATGTAATGATTCAGCATGAATTCAATCTATTTGTTTTGATTTAGACCTTGGAGTCAAACTTTTGTACAACCCTAGAAGGTGAgtgttttaaggaaaaaaaacaacagaaatcaTCAATATCCAATTGGGCTGACAGACAACCTCACAACATCTGCAAAATATAGCCAAAGTTCCTGTTCACAAGATAAATATGATGGTGGGCAATCTCAAACTGAGTATTCCAACACATTGTccagaaaaaaaagcagaatgtAATTTAAGCTAATCGTTTCCTGATGAATTAGAAAGAGGGACAGTTTCTTCCTGGAATGTTCTTATCcatcattatatttttttatctacAATAATACTTACAGAGTCTTGATGTAGTTCAACAGTGCTCAAGTAAATAAAGATAGTGTGGAAGAATAATGTTTATTTTTGGAACACAGCAGTCCTTTTTTTACTTATTAATTTAAAAGACACTTAATTAACTGTGGGAGCCAAACTGTCGCCATAACAGGCTAGGTAAAATAGCTAGGAACAAAGAAGAATAGACAAAGCTATCTGAATTAAGAACCTAGTGGAAATTTACCAAGGCCGTGTCAAAGATAAGaaagtgttggaattcattccgggtgtttaTGTGCAGGACAAGCCTCTGCTATCTGAAACACAAATACACAGGGATGAACAACCTTGCACCAGAAAAACATCTTTATGGCCTAACGGTCATAAAtacagcctcatgtaacaagaactatgtgaaccagctactcccacacatgccctttctcccccctatgctgagTTATAACTTTctatcccctctctccccctctcaatgccatgcagcttgtaaatcttctgttcccccttttgCCCACCCCTTGCATGATgtgatttgtagaatgctgtgaacttttatTAGTTTACTTatgccatgtgtgattatatatgccttttgatacgttCCTTTTTGATGAcactgtaactaactttttctaataaatacGCACTCTGAACAAGACAGAGATTGCCACTTTATCCAGACTGCTGCCTTTGTGTTTCATTGGGAAGCAGTCTTAGGAATTGGGACCGTGAAGTGGACCACTGGTTGGGGAGACCCTGCATCCCGCAGGCGTTGTCTCTTCAATTAACTTTAGTGAGACACTGAATGTGACAGTCAACCAAGGAGGTATCCCAAAGATACCTCTTTTAAATAATCTGGACTTAGACTGTGCAGGCCTTTGTGGATTATTTTAGAAAATACCTTCCCATAAATGGCCTAATAGTTGAAGCTGATAAATAGTATTCATCTCATTTATAATTATTCATAGGCCATATTGTAACTGGGAGAAAAAACCAACAATACAGTTTGATGCAATTTTTCCAGCTACCATTCTTTCTGGAATGTTACACTGAATGTGTATGAAGACTGAGTGGTGAAGGATTTGGTTCTACATCTGCTGTGCTATAATCTCAAACCAGTAAAATTATATGGAGATACTATTAGCAAGCTTTATTTCATCAAGAAGTGCTAATACTGGAAACCCCAGAAAATTGGTCccattttcataaaaataaaaacactggTAAACTATTTGAAAATAGCCTCTTCAGAATACCtagtattagaaaaaaaaagttgataaaatCAGAGTAATTTGAAATTTATCTAAAATTATTAATATACAATTTATCTAAAATTATCTTCATTTGAATTAATACTTTGTCATATGAAGTATTCCATTTAATGACAAAATGGACTGATAAGCCATGGGTGTTTGAAACCAGTtgtatatttctggttttaagaaAACAaccctgggtaagaaatgtaaaatttacgcaagcccaaaatctgagggagaatttctacaagatgttttaaaAATGGCATTTAGATTCTAAAAAATTGGCTTATATGTATCCGAacctacaacctaaatgctggagatgtgattgtgctgatgctacgtattatcatatatggtggacttgtaaaaaggtcaaagcattttggataaaaatatggtggattatgcaaaatatccttaaaaaggggataaagtttacccctcagttattcttgttaggtataactactgattgtactgttatagagactaatttgattttgaacctaacaatggcagcaagactgttggtggcacaatactggaagaaggaagatctgcctactattcaagactggacattaaaagtaacaaatttagcagagatggctaaaatatcagcatacctcaaggatcattcagacgagaaatataagcaggagtggagaagatggattgattatattcaaaataaatatgggactaagaaactccagatagcctatgattGAATCAGCAAGGAATGACATAacctgtttagagttagcttaacaaaaggcgagttaaagtacaagtgggggatgatgctaaagtctgttagtttattttagaatatggttcttaaagatttataccctgtatttgctctgggaggtcgggggggggaggttggagggGAAGGTGGGTTTGGGTCagagaggggaggtaaatatttgtaaaaccttttttaaaacttttaataaaaaaaaagaaactaactCTGTGTTATTCTGACATGGTCCCTATTTGtcaaggctttttttttctttagcgcTTTTTAGAAGCATTTAGCTTACTACTAAGATAAGTAAAATATTCTACTTACTCCTTATATTAAAAACAACCCTTTTAGCCTTGCAAACCTTTTCTGACCACATTCACTGCAATGGTCACCATGCATGTAAGATGACATCTGGGACCAAATAAAAATTAACCACCCTTACAATGTTGTTCTGAATGAAGGTTGGAATTGGACATGTGCATGTCTCTGAATATTATTTCACATTATTCTGAAGTTGtcaattttatttataatattggaAAGGTAATTATTAGTTTTGAAATGGTTGCTTGTATTTTATGTTAATATTGACTGCGAGCTTTGCAAAACTTTCTGATATAACATACAGATATAGCAAATAAATGCTTTGAAATTGAATCCTTTTTCTATGAAattattaatttcttttaaaaagttattttctaaatataaatgctttcctatttttaaaaatggctgtaGCTGGCTCTTATGTGGAAGACTATCACGTAAGACAATTTAATTGAAATCCAGAAATGGAGAACATATAGATCCAAACCATTTTGGTAGGGAGGAGTGAATTAGAACCCCATCTAGGTCTAGTATATAAAAactatgtcatttttaaaaagtccccccccctttcaacTCCATCTCACTACCCATTGCAGCCCCTACCTTTCAGAGCATGCAGTGCACCATCTAGCTACCAAACTCCTACTTTTGCATTACGATTTAAGTTGGTTTAGAATATGGCAATATTTAAGTAAAAACTGTGGTTTAAAAGTAAACAATCTTCTTACCTGGTTTTTAAGGAAGGCAATACTCCCATGTTAGAATTGCAGAATGCTGTAAAAAGTAGTAATTGTTTAACAAAACCCTCTGGCAGGCAATTTTTCATATGATAAAAGAAAGTTGTAAATCCTATCACAACTGTTTTTTCCTCAAAACATTTCTTAGGCTACTTTAAATATGAGTCATAAAATGCTTGCCATTTTTTCATATTCACCAATATTTCATTGAACTAGCAGAATACCCTTCATTAAAAACAAACTCAAATCCATTTGCAGTCAACAGTAAGTGTTAcatttattttggcaagagaagagcAGGAATTCAGCCAATTTTGCGGTAGAAAATAAGTGGGGAAATTCATTGCTTTCAAGAGCTCAGTCCTTGACTATGGCATCAGAGACACTTAAAAGCAGAAAATATTTCCAAGTATTCTGATCAACAGTACAGTTCAGAGAAGCAGTTCTGAAGCTTAACAAAAAGTCTAATGGAAAAGATATGCTCACAATAGTCAGTGAATGGAGATATAGCTTGGCTTTTCTACAAAGTAACCAATATTATCACGTGGTACCTTGTAGGTTTTGGGGATCTCAATGTCTATCAGTGCTGAACAATGTAGCAGGGCAAATGTCAAAGTACAGCAGGAGGTCTATTCCAAAAGAATGTGAAGACTCTACTTTTATTCCAGCTTTTGTATTAGGTTAGGTGGTATATGTATCTTTATAATGGAGGTTCTGGTAAATTCCCCATTGAAATACTCAATGTGTTTCAGTTCTTAATATTAGCAATTCCCAAGATTATTTTCTGCTCACCTGAAATTCACATATTTTTAATTGCTTCAAATCTTACAGCAAGAACAAAAGGAAACACAGATGATGAATCTTAACTTCTTAATATAAGATGACAGGATTTTCCTGTACAGTATATGCTTCTCCTTTTATGATGTAAAGAAACAAGAAGTTTCTAACAgcccttctttttttaatttcacccaCCAATAAAATAAGTAGGTTTCACTGCAGGATATCAAAGCTGTTTATAGTTGGATTTGTTTGAGCCTGAAAACTAGACTTTCCTAAGAAAGAGGTAATTTGAAAGACATTAGACTCCCCATGTCAAAAGCTACAAGCAAGAAATAAAGGCGCTTTCTGCACAGACAATAGATGTATTCATGGAATGAAACTATTTAGGCTGCATCCACAAGATGCCCATTATTTCCACTAGATATATCTTCAGGCCAGTACGCATATTTTGTCAACACACAACTGAAGAATTCAAAAGATGTCTTAAATCCTGAGTCTGAGCTCAAGAACTTCCATCCAGATAACCCATGGAGGTAGCATGAAGTGATGCAGTAAATAGTGGCAATATGCTCAGCCCCCATTTATCTGATACGTCTATTGTAGGACCACTTTCTTCCAGGTAATGGGGTCTATTCAGTGCCTATTCTGCAGTATGGATTTAGTTGCAAGAGTGACTGGAGTTCCAATTTCTGagtcccctttttcctttttctacatAGGTTGAGTTAAGCTGTTATAAAAACCCTGAAATGGATGAATCTGTCCTCCACTTAACATATGTAATTGAAAGCATAATAAAAAGGACTCATCTGTTATGCTTCTGTCACCTGATGATATGAAAATTTCTTACCCAGTGAAAATCCAGAAAACCACTACATAGCAATCACAATATAAAAACTATAATTTTCTGCTCTCCCTTAGTGGTCTACAGGTCAAACATCAACTGGGTTTACCCAAAGTTATAAGGAATAAAAGAATTCAATTGGTCAACACTatgacagcagtgaaaaaaggggaaaaactgCAGGACATATAAACTgtttacatgcacacacacatgcacattgtTTATATGCACACGCTTGTGTGTCTTCAGATCAGTTTGAGTCCTGGcaattgcagttttcttggcaagatttcagaagtggtttgtgactgcttccttcctaaggctgagagaaagtgattggcccaaggtcacttagCTCACTTTGTACCTAagacgagactagaactcacagcctcccaatTACTACCCTTGTGCCTTAACAATTACAGTAAACTGCATCTTGTGTACTAACTAAGGAAGCTGCCATGTAGTAGATGATATTTGTAGGCCTGGAATTTCAGCCAAGGGAATCACAAATCACAGCCTTTAAAATATCATATGCCTTACACCTGTATGGACAGCAGTGCAGTATGGACCTTTCTGGGATTGCAGTAAGGATATTCTTGGGGTTAGCAAGATTTAGTCTGGATGATTTCCTGATGGCTCTGGAATGGGAGCATAGTAAAGGAGTTGTACGGATTTACTGTTTCTTTTGCTTTAATTATATCTGTGAACAATCTGGGGATTGAAAAAGTAATGCTTAGGCGGTTGCTGTTTCCAGTTTTATGAGTTTTTAGGAGGTTTATTATGCTGATATGGGTATAAGTTTAATTGGGTTTCTTTTTTTGATTTGTATAACATCCAAGAATCTCATATGCTATAAATATTAATGTGACTTATTAACATTTTGTGATCCCTTCCTATGGGACACATTAccattattactgttattataaTAAAATGTAATACTGTTTGTGCTGTGATATTGGACATTGCTTTTTattacatctgaaacaactgaattaaaaatgaaaacatgacATATTTCTCCAACTTCAGAAGATGATATTCTGAGATCCACCTCTTCTCACATTGTTTCAATGTGGATAATCTTATTTGAATTTGTGTAAGTCAGTGAcaggaaactatttttttaaaggtgtaCATGTCACTTTGAGATTGGCATCTGGTTTCAATAAATAATACCTTAATTCTTCTAAACGTTACCTTCTTTGCAAggtctgatttttaaaattatttgaaaattcaGAACAATTCCTCATGGTTAAATATAGATATTTAGCCATGTGCAGCGGCCAAAGTTTAAGATCTCAATAATTCTTCTTATCTCTTGCATCCTCTTCATGATacagcaaaataaatattttaatataggcATACAGATAGCAAAGTAACTACAGCCATTTAAGAAGATCTTACCATGCATACAGTCACTGGCCAATGATGAACTAAGtataatttttcccatttatgaTGAATACTGAAAcataaaatatttagaaagaaTATTTAGAAAGTTAttctaactttattgtcatttaaatgtacactaattgacatacattaaaattatttttttagataCTAACATTCCAAAGGCATAACACTTCAGTAGTAACATTTTCCTGGTATAGTTCACACATAATGCTttatcaaggatttttttttttttggctaactGTAAACTATGAAGGTAACTACAAACTGTGAAGTTTAGCAGTACACT
Encoded proteins:
- the LOC116507392 gene encoding ribonuclease T2-like, with the protein product MGKIILSSSLASDCMHDERNECKEPPMYWTIHGFWPDKAAECNRSWHFNISELKDFMEDMNEYWPDVLHTNHTYLWRHEWEKHGTCAAELEALNSQKKYFQKTLELYRKIDLNSVLSKVGITPGSTYYQLTVIKEALENFYNIMPKIQCIPPEEGRLQVIGQIKFCFTKEFTLRNCTEEQSGLSSALEDNFYRSEDLSVCNDTLTYYSSHMKTYKHFVANVVVI